A single region of the Xenopus laevis strain J_2021 chromosome 4L, Xenopus_laevis_v10.1, whole genome shotgun sequence genome encodes:
- the LOC108713747 gene encoding uncharacterized protein LOC108713747 has protein sequence MCLTAPPVPPTTSPIQLSSRMEVFTWNWVSSEQTVGGRRLGYKAGSRHHESQAKSSSQRRGSYNYIEGSYSDRKGSYSYKEGSYREGSYIYKEGSYSYKEGSYIYKEGSYSYREGSYSYREGSYSYREGSYSYKEGSYIYKEGCYSYKEGSYSDREGSYSYKGESKITGLTLSCFSWSFCISQVHPVFQPPLLLSLLLTPHSMSVSQAEDQLCSYEEAIHQSVYLEEDFSQPSSSRGPLRRPRHSRLRTQPLSFEEIREEEEEGVSPSEEEKAKKSFQQSLESLRRNSYHLYLQRQKLEGSRHSL, from the coding sequence ATGTGTCTGACTGCACCCCCTGTTCCACCCACTACCAGCCCTATACAGCTCAGCAGCCGGATGGAAGTCTTTACATGGAATTGGGTGTCATCAGAGCAGACTGTGGGTGGGAGGAGGCTGGGGTATAAAGCAGGGAGCCGGCACCACGAATCACAAGCAAAGAGCTCCAGCCAGAGAAGGGGGTCCTACAACTACATAGAAGGGTCCTACAGCGACAGAAAAGGGTCCTATAGCTACAAAGAAGGGTCTTACAGAGAAGGGTCCTACATCTACAAAGAAGGGTCCTACAGCTACAAAGAAGGGTCCTACATCTACAAAGAAGGGTCCTACAGCTACAGAGAAGGGTCCTACAGCTACAGAGAAGGGTCCTACAGCTACAGAGAAGGGTCCTACAGCTACAAAGAAGGGTCCTACATCTACAAAGAAGGGTGCTACAGCTACAAAGAAGGGTCCTACAGTGACAGAGAAGGGTCCTACAGCTACAAGGGAGAGAGCAAGATCACTGGATTAACCCTTTCCTGCTTCTCCTGGTCCTTCTGCATCAGCCAAGTGCACCCAGTTTTTCAGCCTCCATTGCTCCTGTCTCTACTCCTCACTCCTCACAGCATGTCTGTCTCTCAGGCTGAGGATCAGCTGTGCAGCTACGAGGAGGCCATTCACCAGAGTGTCTACTTGGAGGAAGACTTCTCCCAGCCTTCCTCATCCAGGGGTCCTCTGAGGAGGCCGAGGCACAGTCGACTCAGGACCCAGCCTCTGTCCTTCGAGGAGATccgagaggaagaagaggaaggggTCTCCCCCAGCGAGGAGGAGAAGGCGAAGAAATCCTTCCAGCAGTCTCTGGAGTCTCTCAGGAGAAACTCCTATCACTTGTACCTGCAGAGACAGAAGCTGGAGGGCTCCAGACACAGCCTGTAA
- the LOC108713598 gene encoding uncharacterized protein C11orf96 homolog, giving the protein MMSGISAEEQLCNFQEVLRQSLFLEEEFPPQPPTFRGALRWPRIGKLRAQPLSFEEIQEVEEEGVSPTEEEKARRTFLQSLESLRRNSHLRRDKLGLFKLSLDSNDSSMT; this is encoded by the coding sequence ATGATGTCTGGGATTTCGGCTGAGGAGCAGCTCTGCAATTTCCAGGAGGTCCTGCGCCAGAGCCTTTTCCTAGAGGAGGAATTCCCACCACAGCCTCCGACATTCCGGGGAGCTCTCAGGTGGCCCAGGATTGGCAAACTCAGGGCTCAGCCTCTGTCCTTTGAGGAGATCCAGGAGGTGGAAGAAGAAGGAGTGTCCCCTACAGAAGAGGAAAAGGCCAGGAGAACGTTCCTACAGTCTCTGGAGTCTCTGAGGAGGAATTCCCACCTACGGAGAGACAAGTTGGGTCTCTTCAAACTCAGCCTGGACTCTAATGACTCTTCCATGACTTGA
- the c11orf96.L gene encoding uncharacterized protein C11orf96 homolog has protein sequence MSANQAESLPVCSSYQAVMPHFSGVSEEYPQPIQGRSLKGKGKLRRQRQSRFKTQPVTFDEIQEVEEEGVSPTEEEKARKSFLQSLESLRRSSHNNMQIPREKLGRSKLRHSLDSSDSDSTL, from the coding sequence ATGTCGGCCAATCAGGCGGAGTCGTTGCCCGTCTGCTCCAGTTACCAGGCGGTGATGCCGCACTTCAGTGGGGTGAGCGAGGAATACCCACAGCCCATACAAGGCCGGAGCCTGAAGGGTAAGGGGAAGCTCAGGAGACAGAGGCAGAGCAGGTTCAAGACCCAACCGGTGACCTTCGATGAGATCCAAGAGGTAGAGGAGGAAGGGGTGTCCCCTACAGAAGAGGAGAAAGCCAGAAAGTCCTTCCTACAGTCGCTGGAATCTCTGCGGAGAAGCTCCCACAACAACATGCAGATCCCGAGGGAGAAACTCGGCCGATCCAAACTGAGGCACAGCCTGGACTCCAGCGATTCCGACTCCACACTCTAA